In a single window of the Melioribacteraceae bacterium genome:
- a CDS encoding tetratricopeptide repeat protein yields MSFSDNFLGDGFDEQISEKDAKEKVVLCKEIIEEGRAFTNIDLIEDTVQLCIEYDFVEDGLHLVESILDIAPYNSEAWQFKGVLLNNSFRFDEAYNCFIKSLSLNPNDIETHINKSIAEDNLGLFDDAVSSLHKALELSPTDDETYFNLGMLYQKKERFNEAIQNFKRAVEIDPEYMEAWYELGYSYENNDQLENALAAYDKYLQIDPNSYTAWYNKGIVFLRMEDYPKAINCFELSIALKDDFSSSWFNCGFGYFRMKRFTDALSAYNKAYELDSYDDAILYNLGQTYEELSEYSLAIKCYTQAIKLDEEYYEAYLSRGYCYDSVGKYHLALKDFNKAISITSSSEEAWLAKADLEYSLGNIQLSIESYLKTLELNPDSFEGWYKLAETYGETGMWLEALRALDECIRINPNDANSYYEKSKIYFLLNHTKEAIDFLKLAFKIDPSIRNSFSKDYPEVKLSKLFNKLIEEN; encoded by the coding sequence ATGAGTTTTTCGGATAATTTTTTAGGTGACGGTTTTGATGAGCAAATCAGTGAAAAAGATGCCAAAGAGAAAGTTGTTTTGTGCAAAGAAATTATTGAAGAAGGCAGAGCATTTACTAATATAGATTTAATTGAAGATACAGTTCAACTATGCATTGAGTATGATTTTGTTGAGGATGGTCTTCATCTAGTAGAATCAATTCTGGATATAGCACCATATAATTCCGAGGCATGGCAATTCAAAGGCGTTCTGCTCAATAATTCTTTTCGTTTCGATGAAGCTTACAATTGTTTTATCAAATCCTTATCACTTAATCCAAACGATATAGAAACCCACATTAATAAATCAATCGCAGAAGATAACCTGGGATTATTTGATGATGCGGTAAGCTCGCTTCATAAAGCTTTGGAGCTTTCCCCAACCGATGATGAGACCTATTTTAATTTGGGTATGCTTTATCAAAAAAAGGAAAGATTTAATGAGGCCATTCAAAATTTTAAAAGAGCTGTAGAAATAGATCCAGAATACATGGAAGCCTGGTATGAACTTGGTTATTCATATGAAAACAACGATCAGCTCGAAAACGCACTAGCTGCATATGATAAATATCTGCAAATTGACCCGAACAGTTACACCGCGTGGTATAATAAGGGAATTGTTTTTTTACGGATGGAAGATTATCCGAAAGCAATTAATTGTTTTGAGTTGTCAATTGCGCTCAAGGATGATTTCTCAAGTTCTTGGTTTAACTGTGGATTTGGATATTTTAGAATGAAGAGATTTACCGATGCTTTAAGCGCATATAACAAGGCTTACGAACTTGATTCATATGATGATGCTATTTTATATAATCTCGGTCAAACCTACGAAGAGCTTTCAGAATATTCTTTAGCTATAAAATGCTATACACAGGCAATTAAACTGGATGAAGAATATTATGAGGCCTATTTATCACGAGGATATTGTTATGATTCTGTGGGCAAGTATCATTTAGCGTTAAAGGATTTTAACAAAGCGATTTCGATTACATCAAGTTCGGAAGAAGCATGGCTTGCCAAAGCGGATCTTGAATATTCATTAGGAAATATTCAGCTCTCAATTGAAAGTTATTTGAAAACTTTAGAGCTCAATCCCGATAGTTTTGAAGGATGGTATAAATTAGCAGAAACTTATGGTGAAACTGGAATGTGGCTCGAGGCTTTGAGAGCATTAGATGAATGTATAAGAATTAATCCAAATGATGCTAACAGTTATTACGAAAAATCAAAAATTTATTTTTTATTGAATCATACAAAAGAAGCAATCGATTTTTTGAAACTTGCGTTTAAAATTGACCCGTCAATAAGAAATAGTTTTTCTAAAGATTATCCTGAAGTAAAATTATCAAAGCTGTTTAATAAACTGATAGAAGAGAACTAA
- the aroE gene encoding shikimate dehydrogenase codes for MQLQNKFNHNTKIVGVIGHPIRHSFSPLMHNIAFEIGKLNYIYLPFDVPSNSLKDAIRGMIALGIKGFNVTIPLKEKIVPLLKDVSEEAGTVGAVNTIVNDDGVLRGYNTDVYGIIESLNDYKDEIAGQKVVVIGAGGAARSVIYSLIRNFKPGEIIIVNRTEQIGESLKEYFSAKMLFTELRSLPLVPPDLISVFRDSKLIINTTSMGMFPEIDDSATTIGESFMKGQIVFDVVYNPVKTKLLKLAEGQGATIITGLKMFVEQGAKSYELWTGEKMPVDKVFKTLENYLVT; via the coding sequence ATGCAATTGCAGAATAAATTTAATCATAACACAAAAATTGTCGGGGTAATTGGTCACCCCATTAGGCATTCATTTTCTCCCCTAATGCACAACATTGCCTTTGAAATTGGAAAGTTAAATTATATTTATCTGCCCTTCGATGTTCCTTCAAACTCATTGAAAGATGCAATTAGGGGAATGATCGCGCTTGGCATCAAAGGTTTTAATGTTACAATTCCCCTTAAAGAAAAAATTGTTCCACTCTTAAAAGACGTTTCTGAGGAAGCTGGAACTGTTGGTGCTGTAAACACAATTGTGAATGACGATGGTGTTTTAAGAGGCTATAACACAGATGTTTACGGAATTATTGAATCGTTAAATGATTACAAAGATGAAATTGCCGGACAAAAAGTTGTTGTTATTGGCGCTGGAGGTGCCGCGAGAAGTGTTATCTATTCATTGATAAGAAACTTCAAACCGGGTGAAATTATAATAGTTAATAGAACAGAACAGATTGGAGAATCTTTAAAAGAATATTTCTCTGCAAAAATGCTGTTTACTGAATTGAGATCGCTTCCACTCGTTCCACCAGATTTAATCTCCGTGTTCAGAGATTCGAAGTTGATTATAAATACAACCTCAATGGGAATGTTTCCCGAGATAGATGATTCCGCTACAACTATCGGGGAATCATTCATGAAAGGGCAAATAGTTTTTGACGTGGTTTATAATCCGGTTAAAACAAAATTGCTTAAATTGGCTGAAGGACAGGGCGCAACAATTATTACAGGATTAAAAATGTTTGTTGAGCAGGGAGCAAAATCTTATGAATTATGGACTGGTGAAAAAATGCCGGTGGATAAAGTATTTAAAACTTTAGAAAATTATTTGGTTACTTAA
- a CDS encoding pyridoxal phosphate-dependent aminotransferase gives MKVAAEAKEMSARGESVIDFSVGEPDFPTPQNVKDAAIRAIENNQTRYTLNQGTVDLRKAISKKLKDDNNLDYSPNDVIVSSGAKHSLYNVILSICNEGDEIIIPAPYWVSYPEMVSVSDGVSVYIDTKEENGFKMTPEQLKKAITSKTKAVILCNPSNPTGSAYTKNELEAIADVVDQNNFYVIADEIYEKLVYGSYKFVSFPSLRESLKQKTILVNGLSKSHAMTGWRIGYTVGPEDVIKSINKIQSHSTSNAASISQAAAVEALNGPQEYVEMMRIEFEKRRDYLFDELLSIEGVSCYKSEGAFYLFPNVSAYFNKSFSTYHVKDSFDLSMYLIREAKVATVPGSAFGAEGFIRISYATSLENIKEGVKRIKEALAKLS, from the coding sequence ATGAAAGTTGCCGCCGAAGCAAAAGAAATGAGCGCGCGGGGAGAAAGCGTCATAGATTTTAGTGTCGGAGAGCCCGATTTTCCAACACCACAAAACGTAAAAGATGCCGCAATAAGAGCAATCGAAAATAATCAAACTCGCTACACGTTAAACCAGGGCACTGTTGATCTAAGAAAAGCAATTTCTAAAAAATTAAAGGATGATAACAATCTGGATTACTCCCCAAACGATGTGATAGTATCATCAGGTGCAAAACATAGTTTGTACAATGTTATACTCTCTATCTGCAACGAAGGAGATGAAATTATAATTCCAGCTCCCTACTGGGTTTCTTATCCCGAAATGGTTTCGGTTTCTGACGGGGTTTCTGTTTACATTGATACAAAGGAAGAAAATGGATTTAAGATGACCCCTGAACAGCTTAAAAAAGCAATTACTTCAAAAACGAAAGCTGTTATTTTGTGTAATCCTTCTAATCCAACCGGTTCTGCATATACTAAAAATGAACTAGAAGCAATAGCCGATGTTGTTGATCAAAACAATTTTTATGTTATTGCCGATGAAATCTATGAAAAACTTGTCTATGGTAGTTATAAATTTGTAAGCTTTCCTTCTTTGAGGGAAAGTTTAAAACAAAAGACTATTCTTGTTAATGGTTTATCTAAATCTCACGCAATGACCGGCTGGAGAATTGGTTATACCGTTGGCCCGGAAGATGTCATCAAATCCATAAATAAAATTCAGAGCCATAGTACTTCTAATGCCGCTTCTATTTCACAAGCTGCGGCGGTAGAAGCGTTAAATGGCCCGCAAGAATATGTTGAGATGATGCGGATTGAGTTTGAAAAACGCAGAGATTACTTATTTGATGAACTTTTATCAATTGAGGGAGTTTCTTGTTATAAGTCCGAAGGAGCATTTTATCTTTTCCCAAATGTATCGGCATACTTTAATAAATCTTTTTCTACTTACCACGTCAAAGATTCTTTTGATTTATCGATGTATTTGATTCGGGAAGCAAAAGTTGCCACAGTTCCCGGAAGTGCTTTTGGCGCCGAAGGTTTTATTAGAATTTCTTATGCAACATCCTTGGAGAATATCAAAGAGGGTGTAAAGCGAATTAAAGAAGCGTTGGCAAAACTTTCTTAA